TGCCAAGGATCACCGAGCGGCCAGGCCCGACGCCGGCGGGAAGCGCCTCGCCGCCGAGCGGCAGGCGCGCGGCTTCCCCGGCCACGAACACCAGGCCACCGTCGGCGACGATCTCGCCGTGCAGCAGGTTCATCGGCGGGCTGCCGATGAACGAGGCCACGAAGGTGTCGGCCGGCCGCTGGTAAAGCTCGAGCGGCCCCGCGACCTGGCGCATCTCCCCGGCCTTCATCACCGCGATCCGGTCGCCGAGGGTCATCGCCTCGACCTGGTCGTGCGTGACGTAGATCGTGGTGGTGCCGAGCCGGCGGCGGAGCGCGGCCAGGTCGCGTCGCATCTGCACGCGGAGCTTGGCGTCGACGTTGGAGAGGGGTTCGTCGAAGAGGAAGACCTCCGGCTGGCGCACGATCGCCCGGCCGACCGCCACCCGCTGTCGCTGGCCGCCGGAGAGCTGGCGTGGCTTGCGGTGCAGCAGGTCCTCGATCCCCAGCAGGGCGGCGGCCTCGCGCACCCGGGCGTCGGTCTGGTTCGCCGGCATGTCGCGGAGCGTGAGCGCGAAGGCGAGGTTCTCGCGGACCGTCATGTGCGGGTACAGCGCGTAATTCTGGAAGACCATCGCGATATTGCGGTCCCGGGCTGGCACGTCATTGACGATCCGGTCGCCGATCCGGATTGCGCCGGCGCTCAACTCCTCGAGCCCCGCGATCATCCGTAGCACGGTGCTTTTGCCGCACCCCGACGGCCCCACGAGGACCAGGAACTCCCCATCGGCGACCGCCAGGGTCAGGCCCGCCACGGCCACATGAGTCCGGCC
This portion of the Gemmatimonadales bacterium genome encodes:
- a CDS encoding ATP-binding cassette domain-containing protein; translated protein: MASVTLEGIRKIYQDGGRTHVAVAGLTLAVADGEFLVLVGPSGCGKSTVLRMIAGLEELSAGAIRIGDRIVNDVPARDRNIAMVFQNYALYPHMTVRENLAFALTLRDMPANQTDARVREAAALLGIEDLLHRKPRQLSGGQRQRVAVGRAIVRQPEVFLFDEPLSNVDAKLRVQMRRDLAALRRRLGTTTIYVTHDQVEAMTLGDRIAVMKAGEMRQVAGPLELYQRPADTFVASFIGSPPMNLLHGEIVADGGLVFVAGEAARLPLGGEALPAGVGPGRSVILG